The Ciona intestinalis chromosome 13, KH, whole genome shotgun sequence genome has a segment encoding these proteins:
- the LOC101242525 gene encoding cysteine-rich secretory protein LCCL domain-containing 2-like, with product MKIPLILFVIFATTYADKVYHNITCNTIGMEFNTFVKHVRCPANCKLQYYKVWGNIRYNGYSQVCAAAIHDGQITNSGGKVTVYLYKGKRRYRGNLQHGIKSDSEYNFYGIAFNFRKMSACHHSDMVITDKVYSIDCPQNCSTEGHVYGTGVYRREHSTICASAIHDGVITRENGGKVTVYKVYVDHTGFNTTLQHGIRSYWGGWSGQGFQFKVPDKGN from the exons atgaaGATACCTTTGATtctctttgttatttttgctacaactTATGCTGACAAAGTCTACCATAACA TCACATGCAACACCATTGGGATGGAGTTTAACACTTTCGTGAAACACGTGAGATGTCCCGCAAATTGTAAGCTACAATATTACAAGGTGTGGGGCAACATTAGGTATAATGGATATTCGCAAGTGTGTGCCGCTGCAATCCATGACGGACAAATAACAA ATTCTGGGGGAAAGGTTACAGTTTATCTCTACAAGGGAAAGAGAAGATATCGTGGAAACTTACAACATGGTATAAAGAGTGACAGTGAATACAACTTTTATGGGATTGCTTTTAACTTTAGAA AAATGAGCGCGTGCCATCATAGCGACATGGTTATTACAGACAAAGTCTACAGCATTGATTGCCCACAAAACTGTTCGACAGAAGGCCATGTGTATGGGACCGGGGTTTATAGAAGAGAACATTCAACCATTTGCGCGTCTGCTATCCATGACGGGGTTATTACTAGAG AAAATGGGGGCAAAGTAACAGTGTACAAAGTGTACGTGGACCACACAGGGTTTAACACCACGTTGCAACATGGGATAAGGTCTTACTGGGGTGGATGGTCAGGACAGGGGTTTCAATTTAAAG TGCCAGACAAAGGAAATTGA
- the LOC100178364 gene encoding poly [ADP-ribose] polymerase 2 encodes MSTRTTRRSARRSKVLTVKADPDNGKVTPSATNATVASKRKNVAVVKTTALKTKKIKKEVKVVTNDQVVTKVIKFKGKVPVDDYCVECKDGYHVFVCGDTVYNAMLNQTNIGQNNNKYYLLQVLKSNIGAEFCVWFRWGRVGKVAGTNLQKVTCEKAVQLFEKKFKDKTSNFWENRGHFEKVHGKYDLLEMDFGNEDKETAKPNVDAKKIKSKLNNRVKEVMELIFNMNEFEESVKEMKFDVKKAPLGKLTEKQIKSGYESLKYIEECLQRNKAGRDLVEACSEFYTRIPHDFGMKCPPLVRSVHELKEKLELLSALSDIQIAIKIMDEAEGSGLKENPFDLRYKSLQCEMKPLPKTSKNFKLVQEYVKNTHAATHMNYELSIEDVFTLAKENDKNFTKDIGNRVLLWHGSRLTNWCGILKNGLRIAPPEAPVTGHMFGKGIYFADMVSKSANYCYATHRQPKAFLLLCEVALGESNNLLQADYNANKLPKGKHSVKGLGKTQPDPSKSKYTDDGVLVPCGLPVSEEGSKNSALLYNEFVVYSAKQVRPRFLVKLNFNFTQSW; translated from the coding sequence ATGAGCACTCGTACCACACGTCGTAGTGCTCGTCGTAGTAAGGTATTAACTGTAAAAGCAGATCCAGACAATGGAAAAGTGACCCCTTCTGCTACAAATGCTACAGTTGCCTCAAAACGAAAAAACGTTGCCGTTGTAAAGACTACTGCGTTAAAAaccaagaaaattaaaaaggaagTAAAAGTTGTCACAAATGATCAAGTTGTGACAAaggttattaaatttaaaggcAAAGTCCCTGTTGACGATTATTGTGTTGAATGCAAGGATGGATACCATGTATTTGTGTGCGGGGATACTGTGTATAATGCTATGCTGAATCAAACCAATATTGGGcagaataataataaatattatttgctgCAAGTTTTGAAAAGTAATATTGGGGCAGAGTTCTGCGTTTGGTTTAGATGGGGTAGGGTGGGCAAAGTTGCTGGCACTAATCTGCAGAAGGTGACATGCGAAAAAGCTGTTCAACTGTTTgagaaaaagtttaaagacAAAACCTCCAATTTTTGGGAAAATCGGGGACATTTTGAAAAGGTGCATGGAAAATATGATTTGCTTGAAATGGATTTCGGTAATGAGGATAAAGAAACTGCAAAACCTAATGTGGAtgcaaagaaaattaaatctaAGTTGAATAACCGTGTTAAAGAGGTTATGgagttaatttttaacatgaacGAATTTGAAGAGAGCGTAAAAGAGATGAAGTTTGACGTAAAAAAGGCCCCACTTGGTAAATTGACAGAAAAGCAAATTAAATCTGGGTACGAGTCCTTAAAATACATTGAGGAATGCTTGCAGAGGAACAAGGCTGGCCGTGACTTGGTGGAGGCTTGTAGTGAGTTTTATACAAGGATTCCTCATGACTTTGGAATGAAATGCCCACCTCTTGTTAGATCTGTGCATGAGTTGAAAGAAAAACTGGAATTATTGAGTGCGTTGTCTGATATCCAGATTGCAATTAAGATTATGGATGAGGCTGAAGGTTCTGGTTTGAAGGAAAATCCTTTTGACCTTCGTTATAAATCATTACAATGTGAGATGAAACCATTACCGAAGACCTCTAAGAACTTTAAACTAGTCCAGgaatatgttaaaaacactcACGCTGCTACGCATATGAATTATGAACTTTCAATTGAAGATGTGTTCACTCTTGCAAAggaaaatgataaaaacttCACAAAGGATATTggtaatcgtgttttattatgGCATGGGTCTCGACTTACAAATTGGTGCGGGATTTTAAAGAATGGGTTAAGAATTGCTCCACCTGAGGCCCCAGTGACTGGTCATATGTTTGGGAAGGGAATCTACTTTGCAGATATGGTTTCAAAGTCAGCTAATTATTGTTATGCAACACATAGGCAACCTAAAGCATTTCTACTACTGTGTGAAGTAGCACTTGGTGAATCTAACAACCTGCTACAGGCTGACTATAATGCAAATAAGCTGCCTAAGGGGAAGCACAGTGTAAAGGGCCTTGGTAAGACACAGCCAGATCCAAGTAAAAGCAAATACACTGATGATGGTGTTCTTGTGCCTTGTGGTTTGCCTGTATCTGAAGAGGGCTCAAAAAACTCTGCTTTGCTCTATAAtgagtttgttgtttattctgCCAAGCAAGTGAGGCCACGGTTTCTAGTTAAACTAAATTTCAACTTTACCCAAAGTTGGTAA